The proteins below are encoded in one region of Pontibacter deserti:
- a CDS encoding glycoside hydrolase family 20 protein — MLRPVLLILFILSILILPASAQYKTFSSVSIIPQPQQIKEQEGNFILNANTRIYLNPDQQFLEFTAQQLAQDIKKVTGQQPQVLFKNPKKRAANYILITLTNTPDTLGPEGYTLNVEPTKIILAANQPAGIAMGIQTINQLLPIKQSLAPVTIPAVVITDKPRYNWRGLHLDVARHFFPVSDIKKYIDYMAMHKLNTFHWHLTDDQGWRIEIKKYPKLTQVGAWREGTLVGHALERPQQFDNKKYGGYYTQDEIREVVQYAKERHITVVPEIEMPGHALAALAAYPELSCTGGPFKTERAWGIFEDVFCAGNEQTYTFLQDVLSEVTELFPGQVMHIGGDEVPKTRWKACPKCQARMETENLKNENELQSYFIERIRKFMKAKGKRIMGWDEILDGGIPANALIMSWRGTAGGIKAAEQQHGVVMTPTSHLYFDYYQGDQNLEPLAFGGYTPLSKVYSFNPTPEKLTLSEQRFILGAQANLWTEYIPTFKQVEYMLFPRIAAAAEVFWTNPENKNWEDFKQRMQPQYQRYDVQGINYATSAFQVKQQVTTDTTKRHATITFTTDAAGTQVFYTLDGSTPTTAAQLYTEPFIVNKSATIKAASFADGKMTDEPTATKLTIHKAFARPVKLQKQPSRYFKAMGGATLVNGLTGSENQNDGQWLGFATDDFEAVVDLEQATTISHISSSQLQNMLANIFLPTKVEFAVSEDGKNYKSVKNITNTTDPLKGGIFTQNFSAGFDPLKARYIKVTARNIKVCPPKHRSAGKTAWLFVSEVVVE, encoded by the coding sequence ATGCTGAGACCTGTTTTACTTATACTTTTTATACTTTCCATACTTATACTTCCGGCATCAGCTCAGTATAAAACTTTCTCATCCGTCTCAATTATTCCACAGCCACAGCAGATAAAAGAGCAGGAAGGTAACTTTATACTTAACGCCAATACCAGAATTTACCTAAACCCTGACCAGCAGTTCCTGGAATTTACAGCACAGCAATTGGCGCAGGACATTAAAAAAGTAACCGGTCAGCAACCACAGGTGCTATTCAAAAATCCTAAGAAAAGAGCAGCTAACTATATCTTAATTACATTAACCAACACCCCCGACACGCTCGGCCCGGAAGGTTATACTTTAAACGTTGAGCCTACCAAAATTATACTTGCCGCCAACCAGCCGGCAGGTATAGCCATGGGTATACAAACTATAAACCAACTGCTGCCCATCAAGCAGAGCTTAGCGCCTGTTACCATTCCAGCTGTAGTGATTACGGATAAACCCCGCTATAACTGGCGCGGCCTGCACCTGGATGTGGCACGTCATTTTTTCCCGGTTTCGGATATCAAGAAGTATATTGATTACATGGCGATGCACAAGCTGAACACTTTCCATTGGCACTTAACCGATGATCAGGGCTGGCGCATCGAGATCAAAAAATACCCGAAGCTAACACAGGTTGGCGCCTGGCGCGAAGGCACGTTGGTTGGTCATGCACTGGAAAGGCCGCAGCAGTTTGATAACAAGAAGTATGGTGGCTACTATACTCAGGACGAGATTCGGGAAGTGGTGCAGTACGCAAAAGAAAGACATATAACTGTAGTACCTGAAATAGAAATGCCCGGGCACGCGCTCGCTGCACTGGCTGCTTACCCCGAACTGAGCTGCACCGGCGGACCTTTTAAAACAGAGCGAGCCTGGGGAATTTTTGAAGATGTATTCTGTGCCGGGAATGAGCAAACCTATACTTTCCTGCAGGATGTGCTCTCTGAAGTAACCGAACTTTTCCCGGGGCAGGTCATGCATATTGGCGGCGACGAAGTACCTAAAACCCGCTGGAAAGCCTGCCCAAAATGCCAGGCCCGGATGGAAACCGAGAACTTAAAAAACGAAAATGAGCTACAGAGCTACTTTATTGAGCGGATCAGGAAATTCATGAAAGCAAAAGGTAAACGCATTATGGGTTGGGACGAGATCCTGGATGGCGGTATACCTGCAAATGCGCTGATCATGTCGTGGCGCGGAACAGCGGGTGGTATAAAAGCAGCCGAGCAACAGCACGGCGTAGTTATGACGCCTACTTCGCACTTATACTTCGACTATTACCAGGGCGATCAGAATCTGGAACCACTGGCTTTTGGTGGCTATACACCGCTCAGCAAAGTATACAGCTTCAACCCTACTCCTGAAAAACTTACCCTATCTGAACAGCGGTTTATACTTGGGGCACAAGCCAACCTCTGGACAGAGTATATCCCGACATTTAAGCAGGTAGAGTACATGTTGTTTCCGCGAATAGCAGCCGCAGCCGAAGTATTCTGGACCAACCCTGAAAACAAGAACTGGGAAGACTTTAAACAGCGCATGCAGCCCCAATACCAGCGTTACGATGTACAAGGTATAAACTACGCCACCAGTGCTTTCCAGGTAAAACAACAGGTAACTACAGATACCACAAAGCGCCACGCAACTATAACCTTTACTACTGATGCAGCTGGCACGCAGGTGTTTTATACTTTGGATGGCTCTACTCCTACCACAGCAGCGCAACTATATACTGAACCTTTTATAGTTAATAAATCAGCAACTATAAAAGCAGCTTCGTTTGCAGATGGTAAAATGACAGATGAACCAACCGCTACAAAGCTAACCATACATAAAGCCTTTGCACGTCCTGTAAAACTACAAAAGCAACCGAGCCGCTACTTTAAAGCAATGGGCGGAGCTACACTTGTAAATGGCCTAACCGGCTCCGAAAACCAAAACGACGGACAGTGGCTTGGTTTCGCAACTGATGATTTTGAAGCTGTAGTAGACCTGGAGCAAGCAACAACTATAAGCCATATCAGCAGCTCGCAGTTACAGAATATGCTGGCCAATATTTTTCTGCCAACAAAGGTAGAATTTGCTGTTTCGGAAGATGGAAAGAACTATAAATCTGTAAAGAACATAACCAATACCACCGACCCTTTAAAAGGCGGCATCTTTACCCAAAATTTTTCAGCCGGGTTTGATCCGCTAAAAGCCCGCTATATAAAAGTAACAGCTCGCAACATCAAAGTCTGCCCGCCAAAGCACCGCTCTGCCGGCAAAACCGCTTGGTTATTTGTAAGTGAAGTAGTGGTGGAGTAA
- a CDS encoding PorV/PorQ family protein, whose amino-acid sequence MGARAAALGNASVIIPDVWALHNNVAGIAGQTNIQVGAYADNRFGIRAFTTVALLGIYPTAKHGVYGISMSRFGDKLYNQQHIGLGAAHKLGQFSIGAKADVWQVAVQGYGSRKAVTLAIGGQAEIIPGLYFGAHAYNLNQAKLADFEDERLPTTMKAGIGYVPYKKLLLLAETEKNIDHNATFKAGIEYQVLPGKFILRSGFQSLANTLNFGAGFLARQFVIDYAFGSTTQLGNSHHFSVSYSFSRNTKVPTTGTPPASINQL is encoded by the coding sequence ATGGGTGCACGTGCGGCGGCACTGGGCAATGCATCTGTAATTATACCGGATGTATGGGCACTGCACAACAACGTAGCAGGTATAGCCGGGCAAACTAACATACAAGTTGGCGCCTATGCAGACAACAGGTTTGGCATACGGGCCTTTACTACGGTAGCACTTTTAGGCATCTATCCTACCGCGAAGCATGGTGTTTATGGCATCAGCATGAGCAGGTTTGGAGATAAATTATACAACCAACAGCATATTGGGCTAGGCGCAGCACATAAACTGGGTCAATTCAGTATAGGTGCAAAAGCAGATGTGTGGCAGGTAGCGGTGCAGGGTTATGGCAGCCGGAAAGCAGTAACGTTAGCTATTGGCGGGCAAGCCGAGATTATACCGGGGCTATACTTTGGTGCACATGCCTATAACCTGAACCAAGCCAAATTAGCCGACTTTGAAGACGAGCGTTTGCCTACCACCATGAAAGCAGGCATTGGATATGTACCTTACAAAAAGCTCCTGTTACTAGCCGAAACAGAAAAGAACATAGACCATAATGCCACTTTCAAGGCAGGTATCGAGTATCAGGTGCTTCCCGGCAAATTTATACTTCGCAGCGGTTTTCAGTCCCTTGCAAACACGCTTAATTTCGGAGCAGGTTTTTTAGCACGGCAGTTTGTTATAGATTATGCGTTTGGCTCTACCACGCAACTCGGCAACAGCCATCACTTTTCTGTTTCTTATAGTTTCAGCCGCAACACTAAAGTACCTACCACAGGCACACCCCCTGCAAGTATAAATCAGCTATAG